GTCGCTGAATGGGCAAGTTGCGAGTTGCCAATGGCGCAAGGAAATTAAGTTATAACACGCAATTTGGCCCAAACAAACTTGGGAATGAGACGTCGATAAATTCAATTATCTGGCACTGGATAAACAGATAATATCCACTGTGCTGAGCTGTCGATCGCCTGCGGTTTgttctaaattaattttcaagtgGCCGCCTCGAACGGAAAAGACCGAAAGACGTGAAATCAAAGTCAAGTTGAAATCTTCGGTGGGCGGAGGGGGTGTCGTTCGGACGGGAAAAACAATGCGAAATagatggccaaaagggagctgacaatttaatttgccagccAGGATGTTCAAAGGACGCAGGACAACGACCTTGCCAAGTGTCCAAGTGTAACCGATACGGCAACGTGGATTACAATCCATTCGTTCTGAATCCATTAGGAATCAAAACCGAGCGAAAATTCGCCACACAATCAAGGGTTTAATTGGGGAAGTTACTCGGTGCggcactgcgagaaataaGTGGCAAGTGTTCAATTAAACATGTGAATACTGGTATCTTAATATCTTAAATTCTAAATAAAACAGCGACCCAATTTAAGCGAATAAGGTTAGTTTTTAAACCTTTTTGCATAGCCAATTGTTATTCCTTGGCTTTATCAATTCTATTCGCcatttattatacatttttattaaatttatagagCTATAGATGtattatatatcttttttagATTTTAGTCAAATTTTGAACAGTCTATAAAAAACCAGTTCGTTTGAAAAACGGTCTTAATTGGAAAATGACTTGAGCCGAGAAGGTGTTTTCAGCAGCTTGGTTCCTCGGGAAATGCCAGAGACAGCAAATTATCCGCTTTCCCACTGGATGGATGGTGGTGCTGACTCGGAAGGTGGttgttggtgggtgggtgggtcaAAAGTGGGTTGAAATGGAGCCCATTGCATGGCAGCCGTAAGCCGCAACAAAAGAGGCTCTCTGGCGTCTTTGTCGCCATTGTCAATGTCACTCCGGTTGCGATTTCCGATTTCCTTGCCCTCAGGGAATCGACAGTTGGAACTCAGGTGTTGCGACCTTGATCCCTGACGTTACTTTGGCTATCTACGGGATGGTCGTCCTTTGGCTGTGGATTCTCCAATCAGACAATGTCATCACATCCGGCTCATGCTTCAATGCCAACGCAATTATtattgtagcatacttttcagctgCGACTTGAGCAGGAAATATGTAGTTATCCTGTtcctaaaatatattataccaaattaatttttatttttagaatttaaactaaataattaattatatttactgATTGAAGTGACCCAATATATTTGCAGATAGAAATTATGTCGAAAATGTACCAATTTTGCATTAACAAATCGGATTTTGTTGCAcgtaattaaaaacatattagCGTAAATTATAGTTAAAACCAAATTGCTCGCATTTGAGATAAaccttattttaaatatatatgtaatacTGTGGCGCGGCATATTTTGTTGTGAACAATAAAATGCGTTAATTCGAGGGGTTTGCTTCAGCGaaaagccaatttaattgTGGCATTCGCCACACTTgtattaatttgaattttcgaatattaaatgaaatctcCGCATGCAGTTGTAAAAATTCATTGAAGAGGATTGAAGTATCTGCTCGACATTTAAGCTTAATCCGGTAATGAGCCAAGTGGCACTCCATAAGCCCGCACACCTGTGCATCCCCATCCGCATTACTATCCACATTCCCATTCATATCCATATATGCAACCTTTCTGTTATGAGCATTTCACACCCAATTAGATCGCTAAGGCCAGAAGGTACGTCAACTATTAACCCGGATCCTTTCCCTTATCCTTTGGCCAATTTAAGCGCAGCCTTCTGGACGAGCAGAGTTCATTGGGGGCAATAATGGCGTTGATAATGACTATGATTGCGATGATGGGGGTCATGTGAGGACGACGACTGACATACAACCCATCGCTGCTCGAATCGTTAACAATTTCtgacattttgatttataaattcCAAACAACCCAACCAACCCCACCATCCTTTCCAAAGTCCAACGCCCATTTCAGCGCGTCTATTGTTCCTACAGCTCTTTCTTTGGCCTTTTTTGCGAGCTCCTCGCCGCTGCACAAAGTGAAATTTACGTTTGATCCCCAAACGATTGGGGCGGGGGCTTTTCGCTGGAAAATTGGCAgcggcaaagaaaaaaaaaaacaaatggcagCAGGGTAAATGGCTGGAGAGGATGGCCAAAATTGCTTCATTCAGGCCCCCCAGAGAAATGGGAGAAATTATAACGAGTAGAGGGGGTCAGAGTTCAAGCAAAGCCATGCTCACGGTTCGATGccataaaatgttattatgCACTCGAGTGTGCACCGAATATTCCGATGTACTGGCGCGGGAATCCCCGGCCATATAAACCAGTTCACGGGAaccccacccaccaccaccaagaTTCAAGTGGCTCAAACAATCGAGCAGTGCTTTTAAATCCACACCAGCACTCCTCTTCTATAAAATAtgagaaatatgtatataatatgataTTAATTTAAGCATATAGTAATATATTAgtaatataacattttattaatttaaagcaaGCAATCAAAACACGCACAATATCTAATTTAGAAGTTAGAAAACATCTAGTAAATTGATCTTTTGTTGCTTGTGACACCACAAACAGAGGGCGCCACCAGCGTCACCACCAGTGGTGGAATGTAGATGGCGCCGCCACAACTGCCGTCGAGTGTTTTGATTAAACgttttgctttaattgctTCATCATCATTGCGGCCAggggtggttggttggttgcaCTATGGGAAATTTAGatctttttttggccaaaaaaagtcGGTCGATtaagataatattaaatattaaatgcattcaTTATGACCAATGTTTAGTAGTTCTGCAGAAATAAAAACTAGAAatacatttggccaaaaaaagtgGTCAAATTTTCCATAGTGGCTTGGTGGTGCAGGGTGAATGGTGGGTGGTATGGTGGTTGGATGGATGATGGGTGGTatggtggttgggtggtgtcATGCCCCTCAGGGTGGTGCACTCCATGTGCGTGCTTGACTGTGGTGCGCTGGTGAAGTGACGCGTGCGGCGGGCAAAGACCATTGAACTTTAACATGTcactgggaatgggaatggatggcgatggtgatgaATATGACATGGCCAATGGCCACGAAATTAACCATTCACCATTGAATGGTGTGGAAAATAGTGGTATTTTTAGAAAGAACCAACACATCTGTTGGGGAATTACTGTATTCGGataattgattgattgtaAGCTCCATGAGAATTTCGATCAAAAACGATTGATTAAAACAGCTGAAGAGTGCGTATTTGTGCAGagtaatatttgtttttccattccTCGAGCCTTTCCataaaaattggcaacaaGTTAAGCCTGTTTTGCAAAGAGATTCGTAAGAGTCGGATGCCACAacaagatacatatgtatctgcaCCTCTACCCATACAGAACCTTATCTATCTGCTGGTTCACACGCccattataatatatataatatttaaacggCACGAACAACCTGATTAGTCGCCTTATCACACAGTGCATGtgagagaaaaaaaacaaaaaccaaaggGCAGAGAGCCTCATAAATGATTAAAGTCGAAGCGCGAATACCCTTACGTCTTTTGAGTTGCACACTGTTGATACAAGTGTGAAAAATACAATAccatattaataatttatacatttatttatggtttcTTGGTTTGTAAAATTTCCTGataaataaactatatataataaaaataccaaaCCATATTGAAATGCATATTTCAGATAAGAAAGACCACAAAACCACCGAAAACGAAATCTATTTCCATAATTgtcatatttttcaaataaagaaCTGAACATTTATATACCCTaaccattaaaataaaatataatcaatcaataaaatataatatttaaagcacTTTCATACAAATCTAATACAGATTTTAATATCATTTACCTTGCcattggaaaataaatcaaaggtGTATTTAAAATCACTTCAGTTGCTAATGGACTGCTTGAGCAGGGCATTGTCTTTGCCAACAAAGGAGCCAGAGCCATAAAGACAAAGAGAGTATAAAACAATTCCCCAGCAATCGGAGCACCAGACATCAGCTGCTCGAGCTGCCTGCCACATCTCCATAAAATCTCCGTAGCTGACGGCGAATATCTTCGAAATGCCACGCCCAGTTCTGCTCATCCACGGTGGAGCCGGTGATATATCGGACTCCAGGATAGCGGGCAAGTTCGCGGGCATTAAGCAGGCCCTGCGCTCCGCCTGGGGGCTACTGAGTCCGGACAATGGCAGCGGCGGAGGCAGCGCCCTGGACGCCGTGGAGGCGGCGGTGCGCAACATGGAGCTGGACGAGAACTTCAACGCCGGCTACGGCTCCTGCCTGAACACCAGTGGCCAGGTGGAAATGGAGGCCAGTTTGATGGAGGGTCGCGATTTGCGAGCCGGCTGCATAACCCTGCTGCAGGATGTGATGCACCCGATTACAGTGGCGCGTCGCCTGATGGAGAAGCAGCGGCACACCTTCCTTGGCGGCGCAGCGGCCCAGGAGCTGGCACTGGCCACGGGCAGCGAGCGACTGCAGCCGGGAGCACTGGTCACCGAGGGCGCTCGCTTCACGCTGAAGGAATTCCAGGATCAGATGGCCCAGGGCAAGGATCCCTTCTTTGCCCGCACGGAACTGGCCGAGGACAAGCCGGTGCCGAAAACGGATCCCAGTGGCGAAACAGTCGGTGCAGTGGCCATGGACGCATCGGGCCAAATTGTGGTAGGCACCTCCACCGGCGGCATCACCGGCAAGTGGCCGGGTCGCATTGGGGACACACCCATTCTGGGCAGCGGCACCTATGCGGATAACTGCCGTGGAGGCGTCTCCACCACCGGACACGGCGAGACCCTCATGCGTTACAATCTGGCCCAGCGCATTTTGGCCGCCATGGAGTACCAGGGACTGTCCGCCCAGGCCGCCGCCGACAAGGAGTGCCGCGAGATGACCAAACGGCTGGGTGGCACTGGTGGCGCCATCGTGGTTGGCCACTCCGGTGACCTGGGCATCAGTTTCACGTCGCGTCGCATGGCGTGGGGATATGTCCAGGATGACACCATCTTTTACGGCATAGAGGGTCAGGTGGTGCACCAGGAGCCGTTCACAGTTTCCACGTAACTAAATTCGGAGTACCTATCCAAGGATTTATGAAATATTCCGGTATTAAAGAATCTTCTAAACTTCAGAAAGTTaatccataaataaatttaacttgTTTCAATAAGAAGCACacgcattttttttttaaatagttcATTTGATCAAgagaatatataaataaattaaagttgaCCACTCTATTccttgcttatttatttacacaattAAACATTGATAATCAATTGTATTATACTTACGCTAAAATACGAAAATTGCACATTTCTATAGCTTATATTGcgttataaaatgaaattaaagccATTAAACATAAAAGAGAGCTATCTAAGTTGGCTAAAGATACAAACTAAATTCGATTTAGTTTAAAAAAGTGTGTTCGATTATCTTCTATAGTTGTTATTAATGAACTTTTTACGATAATTAAGCAGTTAATAAGAGAGAAAACGTATTACTTCTAGCCTAAAGCGATCCCTGACTTAGTAGAAATATTGCCAACGAACCAGCTGATGACTTAAAACTTTCTCATTTCCAGTTCGAGGTAAAGCTCATCCGTTGAACGTCTATGTGTGCCGGCCGAAAACGTTGTACACAAGGCAGAGTCATCGCACTGGACGGTGGACAGTGGAAGGTGGACGCAGTGGTCAGCTGCGACTGGCTCCCTGGGGCGCCACATCACGCTGGGATTCGTGCGCCTCGGTTAGACCATAGCAATGCTTGGCCGCTGGATCGCGGTACTTGTTCTCGTGCTCCACGGAGTGCGAGTTCGTGCGGCACTTGACCAGGCACAGCTCGAAGTGGTCCGTCACGCTGGCGAAGATGTACTTGGGCGTGTTGGGCGCCTGCAGGACGCGCTCCAGCAGCGGCTGTTGTCCGGGGTGCAGGCAGCAGGAGACACAATACTCGTAAACACCGCAACAGTGGGTGCTGGTATTGCACGTGCGGCAGCTGTAGTATCCAATGCCGGGCAGCTCCAGGTTGCAGCAGCCGTTGGTTAGCACCTCCTCGCGTCGGCACACGAATCCTCGCTCGTCCGCCAGCCATTGGCGGCCCTGGACAGAGTTGCGGCAGTGTGCCTCCGGATCGCCGCGCGTGCGATTgagctgctcctccggcgCCAGGAGCTGCTGCGTCCACAGGAGCGGTCGGGTGCGCTGCACCATATACTCGTCATAGTGCAGGCCGGAAAATGAGTCCTGCGCAtacaaaagtaatttaattagccaacGGGTTACATCATGTAGTGAAGGTCCAGTTAATGCTTCTCATTAGAATCAGATCCAGGAGCTAGGAACTGCCAGCTGGAGCACCTGCACTCACCCGATCGAAAATGTGTCCGAATCCGTAGATGAGCAGCAGTACCACCAGCACGATGTACACAATCCGGCGTCTCAGCAGGCGTGTTAGGGCGGCTGGCCACATCCTGGCCAGAACCTAGCGCTCCA
This Drosophila simulans strain w501 chromosome X, Prin_Dsim_3.1, whole genome shotgun sequence DNA region includes the following protein-coding sequences:
- the LOC6739856 gene encoding probable isoaspartyl peptidase/L-asparaginase CG7860 — its product is MPRPVLLIHGGAGDISDSRIAGKFAGIKQALRSAWGLLSPDNGSGGGSALDAVEAAVRNMELDENFNAGYGSCLNTSGQVEMEASLMEGRDLRAGCITLLQDVMHPITVARRLMEKQRHTFLGGAAAQELALATGSERLQPGALVTEGARFTLKEFQDQMAQGKDPFFARTELAEDKPVPKTDPSGETVGAVAMDASGQIVVGTSTGGITGKWPGRIGDTPILGSGTYADNCRGGVSTTGHGETLMRYNLAQRILAAMEYQGLSAQAAADKECREMTKRLGGTGGAIVVGHSGDLGISFTSRRMAWGYVQDDTIFYGIEGQVVHQEPFTVST
- the LOC6739855 gene encoding SREBP regulating gene protein, whose translation is MWPAALTRLLRRRIVYIVLVVLLLIYGFGHIFDRDSFSGLHYDEYMVQRTRPLLWTQQLLAPEEQLNRTRGDPEAHCRNSVQGRQWLADERGFVCRREEVLTNGCCNLELPGIGYYSCRTCNTSTHCCGVYEYCVSCCLHPGQQPLLERVLQAPNTPKYIFASVTDHFELCLVKCRTNSHSVEHENKYRDPAAKHCYGLTEAHESQRDVAPQGASRS